Genomic window (Nicotiana sylvestris chromosome 7, ASM39365v2, whole genome shotgun sequence):
ATTTGAAGTGAGGAAGGACTTTGAACGTGAAAACGGCAAAACGTTACTGTTTTTTGCGGTAGGTCCAGCGCTAGGTGCTGGCCGGGACGCTGTGTCTGGGAAGACTCCTATTTCGTGCCAGATAAGGTTATTTCCGCCTACATAGTCCCAACTTTTATAAAAGGGTTCTAAACCTATTTTGGAGGGGGAGAACATTTTTGAGAGGGACTTTTGATCAAGGGAGACCACAGAGCTGCCGTGGAGGCCGGGTTTCATATTTTCTTCcaccaaacttagtaatttttatgtttctttgtatgatttgttgtttgactACCATGTCTATTGAAGCTAAACTccacgttctagggttgtggttctttcatgactattgttattcagaaattaattttgatttcttactctatcatattggtttatttattcaatcctaCACTAAATGACtggattgcttgatcaccaattaaatactatctacgaatctagagtaGAACTTGAtagtgggaattctagattgcatataggactgagtagagcaagttcttgaacatGAACATCGGGGAGCAGATTCGCAGTTatgatagacatatacctaatttcCTTACTTGGTTGATGTAtaggaattataaatgcgttcttgcTAGTTCTAACTTCATAGACATATAGGTGTTAGGttggcttgaataggcgagtaagaacttgACAAATTCTTATGCACGATATTAGCCCTGTCAACCAATATgctagataaattagttagtcaatttaattgaagaatacaataggaataTTAGATAGCCCATAACCGTAAATCGTTTCAtcacattgataacataaaaatctgtTCTTCTTTGTTCGAAGTTCATtattgttttctttttattttaattagattagaatcaaatacttctagttttaattcttgtttagataattaggaGAGTCTAATCTAGTTAATAGTTAATAAGAAGTCTTCgtgggttcgacatccgacttttagtcactttattacttgacgaccgcgtatacttgcatgtgcgtttggccgcaacaagtttttggcgtcgttgccaggGACTTAAAAATTAGATACTTTTCTAGATTAGATATTTAACTTTTTATCcattcatttttttgttttagtttatttagtattttttattaattttaacatggcatcttggaatgaAAGTTATTCGAATGATGGTTATTCTTATTTTTGATGATTTctgtccatattgtggaggacctcACTGGTGGAAAAACTATCAGAATATTCTCGGGAGTGAGTTGTGCACACAATCTCAATcctttgagtggaatatttgtaatatgtgtggtggtcaaggtgACCATTGATAATTATCCTAATTCTTTTTATCCTTCTCTAATCCCTTATTATGATCTTTCTAACAGTGTTTATGAGTTTGATATGAGCAATGAAGTGCAAGATATGGAATGTGATGCATATATTAGGGATATTTTGAGGCAAGTAGCAGAGCAACAGGATGAACTCAAAAAAGGTATGAAAAGAATGAGGGCGACAATCACAGGAATGAAGGCCAATGTGAAAGAATTGAATGAAGAGAGCGAATACCAGCAAgaagaaatttttgaaaaagaagaGATTTTGAGGCAAACATGGCTAGTGAAACAATTTGAAAAATTAGAAATATATGAGGCTCAACGTGAGGAAATTACTAATGGGATGAGACACTTTATAGAAGGAAGGGCTGAACTGAGACAAGAAATCGATAAATTTAGCACTGCTATTCACGACCTTGAGGCTCAATTGAATGCAAAGGTTGATGCGTTTAATGCCCAACAAAATAGTAATGAGTTGTGTGAAGCTGAAAAAGGAGCTTATACgccaaattgaggagctaaaTATGGAGAGCCAATCATTCGAGCatatttttattgatgatgcCTATGTTGAGAAAGTACACTAGAGCAATGTGAGGAAGCAAATAATGTTATATCTGAAGATTCTAGTGCATGTAGGTATGAGGATGTAAAGAGTAATACAATTCTAGAGTTAGGGCGTATTGGTCCTCATTCCatacatttttcaacattgtgtttggatgatgacatGGAAATCGAGTCATCTGATCCTTTGGAGGAGCCATGGACGAGGAACGAGGTGCTTACATTCTTGAATTCGTCGTGCTAGAGAGATAGAATTACATACCTCGTCCGAAGGCCAAGAAGTGTAAAACACGTTATTGGTTGCTTAGCCCACTTAAATTAGTCTCGCTGCCTAGGGAGTATAACAGAAAGCTTGAAGCCAAATTAGGGGTACAATTAATAAGTTCAAGTTGGAGGCAAAAAGTAGTTCAAGTCATGTCGCGGCTTTAAATTAGGCAGTTGTTGGGAGGCAACTcaactttactgctttcttttagtcttgattttttttcttattgtatTATTTGTGTAGTGTTGTTTTAGTTTGTAGGATATTGAGCATAGGGAGCGAAACCATAAGTAGTGTGCAAAAGTGAgccagatggttggaactaagtgtggggtgcccGCACAAAGGATCATGCCTAgaagaagtctgagtaccccgtgAGCCGCTAtttcttcggcctttggcctttcAAGGAGTTTCTTGTCCatctttgttattttttctttttgtgtgcaTTAGGGATACTACActgttttaagtgtggggtggaagATTCTCGGTGGTTTGTATAGTATTATATTAATATATTATTAGTTTCTTATCTTTTTATTGTTAGCTAGCCTCTTATTTTTATATGCATATTTAGTAAATTAATGGCGTAGTATTTTAGtagctttattttattttatttttaagtatgaaaaataaaaaattcaaaaaaggtaGAAAATTTGAACTTTTCCCCATGATGGATCTCctaacaattttcttgagggattaaagccTAACCaagaatacaaaaaaaaaaaattcaaaaaaaaatttgttGTTGTTTTCCTGAGACAGTAATAATCCCTTGTAGTTTTTCTTTGTGCCTCGGTTCTTTTCCATGGGATGTAGTTTGAACCaggtaatatttttttttttaatttgtagaGTAAAGTAGGAATGAAATAAATGAAGGAAGATAGATGAGATTCCTAGGCGCCTTTGACTTGTTTGATAATAGCATATTTAGGCTTTGGCACGTGTAGTATCTTCCCTATGATTTGAAATTATTGATGATGCCTTGCTTAGTTGGATAACATGTTTTGTGATGCCTATGTCTCATTTTCTTGACTTGTGTTTACTTTGTGCTTAATGCTTAATATCTCGTGGCTTCGTGAATACTTGTTTTGTTTGAGAGTCGGAAGGAGACCGAACttaatgagtcatatgccatgtgtggtgaggttTTTATGTAGctcatgtattgtacttgtgtctagaacttgcccgatatgtgagttgaagcgaaaagTTTAGGTAATGCTCGGTTTGAGAAATtattttaggctttctttgatatttttgagATTATTGCTTaccatatatatattttattcctagttacccttttgagcctataaACCTTTATTTGACACCCATATTATAAGCCTATGCCCTTTTTGTTCTTAATCGACATTGTTTTAATcattttacctcttaaagcactttaattgtaaAATGAgcactaaaagaagtaagaagggacTAAGTGTGGGGTGACTTTTGGGTGGAACCAATGAAAGGAAGAAAGGTGCACTTGTTTTGTAAAATAATACACCACTATCGaagattgaaaaagaaaaagaaaagtggAAAAAAATGTAGATGAATAAATATCTTTTTTTTGCTAGCGGAGTGTAAATGGCGATAGTGCTTTAAGAAAGAGGGAATGTTGTTAGGGATGATTTTAATTGTGAAACTAAAATTTCGATTGAAGAATTTGCGCTTACAATGATGTGTCAAAGTGCTTAGGAGTGTTAGccactattcctaaatatatcCTTCCTCTCctttagcccacattacaaccataaaAAAATTCCTAATTTATTTTAGATCAAGCGAGCCTACATTAgaagagatttacattaagggcaagcctatggtaccaattgcatgcatgtgattTCTTTGTGAGAGTGTTAAATTTCTTTGATATATGTAATTCTTTAAAATATTGTTGAGAATTTTATTTGAATGTGTAGATTCTACTTATGTATACGGTACAAATTAGTGgtccgattttatgatcattaaaGCGCCTTGTAAGGACCACCCCCAGAAGGCTCGAAGCACAGCTCGGTATTTCGACCCCGCGTGTCCTCGGTGATCGACCTCGAGGCAATGTAAAATCAGCGGCTACGGTGGATAAATGTGAGGTTCCCAAGGCGCGTGATaagagctgacaaagtctagtagGCTAGTTCAGAACCGTATCATAGCATTAAATGGATGTACCAGCCCCatgtctttgtaataaatgcatttgtactatgttgggattccccctcatatataaaggggatccttgtcatattGTGATCTAAGAcacaatattgaatatacaagaacattctctctgctctctaacttaacaCATTCTCCTGATTTCACTACTtatatttattgcttatattcatagtgttctgtttatttttcttcatttatttctcattatttttttttggtcGAAAGAAAACTTTATTTCAACCAGTTTTTCAATTTACATCACATGTACTTTGGACTCTAGGATCAGGTCTCATGACTGAAACCAATAAACAAAAAACCTATGCAACCAAGGCTGCTTACTAAGATCCCATAACGCTCATGGGTCTTTTTCCTATCCTAGTTGCTATGAATTACAATTAGGATAACTATTTAGTGTACTCAATATTGGTGTCCATTTACATTTCTTCTGTCCTTTTATGTGCACCTGCATGACAATGTCTTTTGCTCTATCTTTGACCTCTCTTCTCTGGTTTTGAAATCTTCTTTCATTTCGCTCAATCCAGATGTGATATACTACTGCTGCAAATACCACTCCTAGCAAAGTTTTCCTTGGATTTCTGTTGTTTACATTGGTAGTTAACCACTGCACCTCATCTTCCCAGTTTTCAACCTTTCTCTGGTAGCTTAACCATTCTAGCATTCCTGTCCATAAGCTTTGTGAATATGGACACTCGAAATACAAGTGATCATGTGTCTCTTCTATGTCACCTCCACACAGTACACAAGAGTGAGTCACATGAATTCCCCATTTTGCTAGTCTGTCAACTGTGGCCAGCCTTCTTTGTATTGCCATCCATAAAATGAATTGCTGCTTTGGTAGTATTCAAGTCAACATGACTAGTGTTTGGGGTACCTTGGAGTAGCATGAAGATAAGCCTTTTGAATGCTGAATCTCCCATTCTGAACAAAGGATTCAATTGTTGGTATGTCATTAGCCCACCATTCTCTTGTTTTAAACAGTTTCCTTACTAGCCAACTAGCCTGCTTTAAGACCTCCATTGTATTGATGTCATTCTGCTTTATGTAGTGGCAGTGTATCCATCTAATCTAAAACTTGTCTTTCTTTGCCATTATAGCCCAGAGGAGTTTAGTCAAAGCAGCTTTGTTCCATCTCTCATAGTTGATAATGTTTAGACCCCCAGCAGCTTTTGGCTTACACAATGTTTCCCATGCTATAAGAGCCCTGAGTATTTTCATGACTACCAGTCCATAAATAGTTCCTGCATATACCATTAACAAGTTTAATAACTTTATTTGGAATAAGAAATACTTGAGCCCAGTAGGTCTGCATTTCAAACAGGACACTCTTAATGAGTTGTAGTCTTCCAGCATAGGACAAGAACTTTGATGTCCAGCTTCTTATCCTCTCCATAATCTTCTCAACTAATGGCATGCGCTGGTGGATTGTAATTTTCCTTGAGGACAAAGGAACTCCCAAGTATTTGAATGGGATGCTGCCTGCTGATAGCTGAAGTTCTGCTAACATTCTGTCTTTGAATTCCATAGGCACACCTGCTATATATAATGAGCTTTTTTCCAAGTTTGCTTGTAAACCTGAGACCTTGGAGAAGTGATCAAAAACTCCCATCATTAACTTCATTGATACCTCATCTGCTCTACAACACATCAGTAAGTCATCCGCAAAGTAGATGTGTATGACTTGCAGTCTAGCACATTTAGGGTGAAAGTTAAAGTCTGGGTTCTGAGTCAGTGTCTTCAGAGATCTGTTTAGGTACTCCATTGACAaacaattatggggacatagggTCCCCCTGCCTTAGCCCTTTTCTTGCTACAAATTTATCAGTTAGTCCACCATTCAGTAGTAGAGTATAGCTGAATGTAGATACACATTCCATGATTAGTGCTACCATCTTGTATGGTATACCAAAATCAAGCAGTACTGCGTTCAAAAAACTCCATTCAACCGAATCATATGCTTTTCTCATGTCTACTTTGATCATACATCTAGGAGAGACTGCTTTTTGAAAATACCCTTTAATCAATTCATGAGCCATTATGACATTGTCAAGAATATTTCTCCCTTCTATGAAAGTAGACTGAGAAGGTCCAACCAATAGATCCACAACTAGTTTAAGCTTATTTGTCAGTATCTTAGCAATAATCTTGTACATTATTGTGCAACAGGCAATAAGCCTAAACTCCTTCACATAGCTAGGATTTTTCACCTTCGGAATCAATGTAACAGTTGTGCAGTTAATTTCTTTCAATAGTCTGCCAGTTTGAAAGAATTGTTGTACTACTTCTATGACCTCCTTTCCAATGATTGGCCAGTATTCCTTAAAGAACTCAGCAGGGTATCCATCCATACCTGGTGCCTTGTCATTAGGTAGATTCTTCACAATTTGGCAGATCTCCTCTATTGTTACTACTTGTAATAGTTGTTGCTACTGATTCAGTGTTAGACAAGGACCATTTCTTGCTATATTGACATCAATCCTTGGTAGTTCATCCGCTGCTGTCCCCAGTAGTTGCTGAAAGAACTGGATGAATTCTCTCTGAAtgtgttttggctcagtgatctTCATCTGTTGTTCAGAATAGATGCAACTCACCTTATTTCTTGCTTGTCTGGCCCTCATATAGGCATGGAAATATTTGGTGTTACAATCTCCCAGTTGGATCCATGTTGCTCTTGACTTCTGCCTCATAATTTGCTCCTGTATTGTTTCCCATTCCTCTATGCTTTTTAAGgtcattctttcttcttctatCAGCAGCTTGTTGAAGTAGTCATCATTGAGCTTTCCTGTATCTCCTTCAATGTTTCTCTAAATTGTATCAGCTTTTGATCAACCGAGGAATGTTCCTGATGAATATCCCTTGTTTGTTTCTGAATAAGCTTCAGCTTTTTCCATACAGAATACATTGCATATCCTTGAATATTTTGACTCCAAGTGTTCTGGACTACTTCCTTGTACCCTCTTTGTTGCATCACTGAAGTTAGTAACCAATAAGGCCTTTTCACTTTAACCTTGACCACCTCAGTATTTATCATTATAGGGGTATGATCTGAGCATTCTGGAAGCATGTATATTGCCTCTACCCCATTATAAGCATTGAACCAATTAGCATTCCCAAAAGCCCAATCTGTGTGGCTGTATATTCTGATTTCTGCATCCCTTTTATTACTCCTTGAAAATCTACTACCTCTTTTTGTGATTTGTCCCACTCCAATATCATCAAGTCATTTTTGAAAATCAATCATTTCTGCTTGATGAACTAAACTTCCATTCACCCTATCATCCACATTTAGCACACTGTTGAAGTCTCATATTATGAGCTAAGGTCCATTAGTTTGCATGttccttgttgatacccaattttttcctatgtatttttgtacccaaaatacttccaaaatagcatgtatgtgcatagATAAGCACACCCAAgggttttagtatttttttaacgATTTCTAAACCGATTTACtacctattttaataccacaaaatccaaaattattatttttggtgaaTAACGTATTTCATTcccatatttacaccaaaatataattaaggtgatttttgcatattttttacaaatttatttggcaatTTTAAactaattgcatgtaattgcaattatggcctattttatgattaatagcattttataattataaaattggttccaatatttttaaagtgatatttatatagtatttgtttgctcagtatttttaatttacttttaaaatcattattactatttttataaaataaaaggtgaaaattggctatttaacacttagcctatttttatttcaataacaGCCTTTCTacctttcaattgtagcctcaatTGGCCCAATTTCCAGCCCCATTTCAATAGGAACCCGACCCATACCCAATTCAATTACCCGGTCCAGCTCCGAtctaatctgagccgttgatcaaatgagatcaacgacccagattttaTTTCCTAAAATTAAATCCCAACAACCCCCCCCCCAGACCCCTCATTTTCCAAGacggtctctctctctctctctctatactgACTCTTGCTCTCCCTTCCCTCTAGAACCTTCTGGTTTTCTCCGATGAATCCACCGCCTTCTTGACCATCTCCGACCACCTCCTTTCAACCCCAAGGCTCCGATGGACCTTTCATCATCATGTTCAACACATCGAGGACCTTCGAGGCTTATGGACCATGGCAATTTGAGACCTAGGGTTCCTGGTTCTTCTATATGCGAGTTCTCACGACAGGTTTTTCCCACTTCTATTAGGTTTctttttttgaaaccctaactctctcctGAATCTCTCAAAAACGGTGCCATTTCATGCTATTCTCATGTTTTCCTCTGTGCTCTGTTTATTCTCGAGTTTATTCTGAAAGATCCTTTGCTTTGAaccattttttttactttcttcGAAATTAGGATTTCTGGGATTTCTTTTTATGCATGCTTCGATtgattttctttatgattaaaaccttttcgTTGTTTATTCTAACCGATTTCTATGCTTTTACTGTTTTTTAGTTTGACTCTGCTAAATACCCTAATTTCTAGAAAATGTTTCTTCATTCGATTATGTGTGTTAGCATGTTTCTCTGCTTCAATTACCTGTGTTAGCCTAATTTCATTTGTCTTGTCTCTATGTGTTAGCATGTTTCCTCGTTTGATTGTGTGTATTAGCCTGATCTCCCTTGCTTTGGTTCTGCCTGCTGGCCTATTTGCTTGATTCTTGTTGATGTTTCATAGTaaccatgcttcgaatatgtcTTGCTGAATCTTAACTTGTTTTAACTATCTCTGAGTGGTTATGTTTGTTCATCCCTTGCTCCTTCCTAGTTAACTTTGCTCGCTACTTTTGTTCATTtacctctatttatatgttaaaaatgcagaatcatgacttcacatgattgattctgattttccttgaTTGATTGGTAATTCAAAAACTTTCTTAAAAAAAACTAACATTCTACCCGCCTGTTTGAATTAATTGGCTTTGTTACCTCATTTGTTATAGTACTCTATTCTTTTAAGCCTTTCCTTAATTGGAATTTTCCTAAATTTGGTCTTACTCGACTACTATATGCAATACTCAACCTTgactctttccttatttaatccTACGCTGATTTTTCCTATTTGCCTTATATGGTGCTGAATCTTTTCGTTTGATTTTGATTCCCCTAATTAAtgggagtacttccttgattcgtTGATTAATTGATTTTGAGTTCTTCAATTAACATATTTccatgatttttaccttattttaccaCCTACTTTTGACTATAAATACCTTAAGTCTTTACAAAAAACAGACAACAGTCTTCTGATTTACACACACCACTGAATACTTTCAAAATCTGCATTACCTTTTGCTCTTTTGCTCTACTGCTGTTCTCTGCTCCTTCTTattagccggctaaaagccaaggctaatatactattactgctttgtctttgcatcctactcttgctcttttactggtatgtcttaACTCAGTTCCCAAcaatcatcctaatgtgtttacttatagTCTTTATAACTATGCCTATTACCTGCagagtttgacatgttcatatgctACTGTACGCTTTACTTTCCTGCAAATGCTTGATCCCTACTCCCttaccctctatgtgtttataaatggggattcagggcatggcaacatgaaTTGTTGTCCATGAACTAAACTTTTGACCCCAAGTAAAGAGTGTGTCAATATGTTTCATTGCTGATCATGCCCTTTGCCCCCTCTTCCTTGTTTACTGTTTCTGGTATGAATTCCCTATCATTACCCCTATGTATGTTGAGTTAAAGTTTATGGTTTGGTAGCCTTTAA
Coding sequences:
- the LOC104248941 gene encoding uncharacterized protein codes for the protein MEVLKQASWLVRKLFKTREWWANDIPTIESFVQNGRFSIQKAYLHATPRLATVDRLAKWGIHVTHSCVLCGGDIEETHDHLYFECPYSQSLWTGMLEWLSYQRKVENWEDEVQWLTTNVNNRNPRKTLLGVVFAAVVYHIWIERNERRFQNQRREVKDRAKDIVMQVHIKGQKKCKWTPILSTLNSYPNCNS